The Sphingobacterium lactis sequence CAAGTAATAGAAGAAAAATATGTTGATAAAGAAACAGAAGAATTAAAAGAGCTTATGAAAGGGGCAATACCAAAAGACAGGTATATCGACCTTTATGATCTAAATGGTTTAAAGAAATTAGATCAATCCACGAATACACCTTATATGTTTGACTCGAACCATTTAACAGAACTTGGAGCTGATCAAATAATCGATTTACTTAAATCCAGAAAAATTCTTTAGTGGTCGGAAGTCCGTATATTTAGATATATAGAGTTGTGACAACAATCACAATTTCCAACCTCTCCCATTACTTTCTAATTCAACAAAAAGTTGCTATTTGCGGATGTAAAAACAAGGATTGACTCTCCTTGTCGATTGCTCCGCAAAACAATTGGGCAATCGAATTTACGGACAGCCAAGCTGTCACATCTTTAGCCCACGATGTGTAATACTTTAATACCTACCTATGAAAACAGAAATAGCCATCTCTCGATGGCTATTTTGTTCTTTATAGGAATTTCATGCTGTAAACAGCAAGGAAATCATTTTATCAGTTAAGCGAATTTCCGGAATTTCCCGAAAACACCCAATGGCAACTTTGGTCCGGCAGTCGCCTGCAGGTACAGCTCACCGATTTCCAGGTTTTCCACTTGCGGGAAGGAAGTTCTGATCAGGTTCTCAACGATTACTGAGGAGAAACCCAAGGAATAGGTATTTAGTATTAAGAAATGCTCCTTCGGATCCAGGAGTTGCACAACATCGCGCATCATTTCCATAATATGATCTTCCAGCTTCCATTTTTCACCTTTAGGTCCATGGCCATACGCCGGAGGATCCAGGATAATACCGTTATAGGTATTGCCGCGTTTCAATTCGCGTTTTACAAACTTGAGCGCATCCTCCACGACCCAACGGATATTGGAGATTTCTGAGAGTTCCTGATTTTCATTCGCCCAGGTTACGACCTGTTTGATGGAATCCACGTGCGTAGTATCGGCACCTGCCGCTTTCGCGATCAGGGAGGCACCACCCGTATAGGCAAAAAGATTCAATACCTTGGGGTTTTCAGTCTTGAAACCCTTCACCGATTCCGAGATGTAATCCCAGTTGACGGCCTGCTCAGGAAATATACCCACATGTTTAAAGGAGGTTAGTCCCAGTCGGAACCGAATGGCGACATCGTCGTTCTTATAGGTAATATGCCAGCGATCTGCCGATTTCGGATTTTTCTTTAACCAATCGCCCGAAGTTGCGGACCTTCCCTTGAACTTAATGTGGTAGCGTTTGTTCCACTCCGCATCGCCCAATGCCTTTGGCCATACAGCCTGTGGTTCCGGACGAATAAGGATAAAGTCGCCAAAGCGCTCTAGCTTTTCAAAGTCACCACAATCAATCAGTTCGTAGTCCTTCCAATGCTGCGGCGTAAGAAGTTGTATTTGGGTATTGTTATTCAAGACGTATATTTTTCTGCAAAGATAGAAAATTCGATCAATAAGCGTTAAGCTTGGCGTTTATCCTCATTGAGGGTTTCACGGGCCGCTTTCATTAATGGACTCGCAAAGACGAAATCGTTCAATTCTTTGTTATCCGATTTCAGCATATCCTGATTCGATCCTTCCCAATATTTCTTCCCCTTATATAGGAACAGGATGTAGTCACCAATCCCCATTACGGAGTTCATATCGTGGGTAACCACGACCGTGGTACATTTATATTCTTCGGTCAGGTCCTGAATCAATTCATCGATTAGAATAGATGTAGCCGGATCAAGACCGGAGTTCGGTTCATCACAGAAGAGGTATTTGGGGTTCATGCTGATGGCGCGCGCAATGCCGACCCTTTTTTTCATCCCTCCGGAGAGTTCGGCAGGATAGAGATCATTCTTTCCGGCCAGGTTCACCCGTTCCAGACAGAAATTTGCCCGTTCGACCTTTTCCGCTTTGGACATATCCGTGAACATATCGAGCGTAAAGGTGATGTTCTGCTCCACGGTCATGGAGTCGAAGAGTGCAGAGTTCTGGAACAGCATCCCGATTTCCTTTCGGATAGGGACCTTTTCCTCGAAATCCATACGCGTAAATTCCTGCTTATCGAAGAAAACTTTCCCCTGGTTCGGTTCGTGCAAACCGACGATGCATTTGAGCAGCGTACTTTTCCCCGATCCGGAACCTCCGATGATCAAACTGACTTTGCCCGGCTCAAAGATGGCATCGATTCCATCCAACACCACATTATCGCCAAAGGCCTTATGTATATTCGTTACTTCAATCATAAATTTTTACAGCATTAATGCAGTGATTAAATAGTCACATGCGAGGATCGCGATACAGCCGATCACCACGGCGCGGGTTCCTGCCTGCCCGACTTCCAGTGCTCCTCCACGGACATGAAAGCCTTTATAGGCCGGTACGGAGGTCACTATAAATCCAAACACAGTAGCTTTGACCATAGCCACTACCATCGTAAAACCATTAAATCCACCCCGGATACCCTCGATGTAATCATCGGGAGTAACTGCTCCAGATAGAGAGCCCCCCAGCAAACCGCCGACAAGCGCACAACTGATCGCTACGATAACCAGAACGGGAACCATGATGAGCCCTGCGATTACCTTCGGCAGGATAAGATAGCCCGCAGCATTGATCCCCATAATTTCCAGGGCATCAATCTGTTCGGTTACCCGCATGGAGCCGATCTGTGAAGAAATGGACGACCCTACCTTCCCCATCAGTACCAGCGCAGAAATGGTAGGCCCCAATTCCAAAATGTTGGAGTCCCTGTTGATCTGCCCGATTACGGAAGTTGGAATCAAATCGGATACCAGCTGAAAGGCGATCTGCATCGTCATAACGGCACCGATAAATGTTGAAATGATAACGATTAAGCCCAACGACCCCACGCCTATCTCTGTCATTTCATGGAAAATTTCCTTGAGGTAAATCTTCCACTTTTCCGGCTTGCGGAAAACCTTTTTCAATAACAAGAGGTATTCACCAAAATAAAAAAATATCATACGTTGGTATTCTTACAATTTATTTACTGTCAATAATTTTAACCAAATCCGTTCAAAAATGTTTTGAAGCAGTTCAAGATACAAATAATTGACGCGCTTTTCACCGACAAAACTAATTGATTTACCGAAAAAATGAATGGTTAAACCTATTTTGCTTATATTAATTTGTATTATCGTACTAGTTTTGATTCAACAAAGCTAACAAACAATGAACAATAAAATCACTACGGGTATATGGTTGGTATTTGCGGGACTGGTGTTCCTGCTGCACAACTTCAACATTATTGAATTCAACTTCTACGGTATTCTGCAATTGTGGCCGCTACTCTTGGTCTCCATTGGTATTGGTCTGCTGATGCAGAACAAGCCTTTCAGCAAGCCGGTAATCATCGGTGCGAACCTGCTTTTGTGTGGCATAATCTTCTATCAGGGCATGACCAGTGAAAAACGTTTCCTAGACAATGTCCAGTTCTCCAATGACAATTCCGACAAGGCTGGACCATTCACCCAAAAAGTGAACCGTACGTATGATGGGCCCGTAGAGACCGCAAAATTGACGGTCAATGGCGGCGCTTCGAAATATGCCTTCAAGACGGCAGGCGAAGGTTCCGATTTATTGCTGGCCGAAGCTACCCAAGCTCAGTCCTCCCTCAATCTAGAGAGCAAGGGCAACGAACATGTGAAGATGGAGCTGAATAGCAAAGTCCGCAACAACAAATACAACAACAGCCTGATAAATGTAACAATAAACCAAAAACCAATCTGGGACCTGGAATTCAATGTGGGTGCGGCTGCGATTTCTGGCGATTTCAGAGCCAGCAAGCTTAAAAACCTGGAAGTGAATTCAGGAGCGAGTTCGTTGGATATCCACCTTCCGGCGCCAACATTGGGCGAATCCAAAATTGAAGTAAACACGGCCGCTTCGAAGGTCATCCTGTACCTGCCAAAAGGTGCTGCATGCAGTGTGGAAACCGACGCGATCTTTTCCAACAACAAATATGAAGATGTGGATGTCGTGGGTGATGGTTATCGCAAATCAAAAAACTTTGATTCCACGGGTAACAAATATGTCATCTCTGTAGCGGGCGCTGCAAATTCATTATCCATCTTACGTTATTAACTTCCAAAAATAGCTAACTTTGTTTCCAAATGGAAAGTAAGGACATAACAACACTTGCAGGTGGCTATTGCAACACGAAGGTAGATTATTCAAGATTCGTTACCCGCGAGGTGAAGATTGGTGATATCCCCATGGGGGGATCCAATCCCATCCGAATTCAGAGCATGACAACGGTTGATACCATGGATACGATAGGTTCTGTAGAGCAGACTATCCGTATGGTGGACGCCGGCTGTGAATATGTCCGCATAACAGCACCGAGCATTAAGGAAGCAGAGAATCTGGCGAACATCAAGAAGGAACTTGTTGCCAGAGGATACCACGTGCCTTTGGTGGCGGATATTCATTTTACGCCAAATGCTGCCGAGGTAGCTGCGCGCCTGATTGAAAAGGTTCGCGTCAATCCCGGAAATTACGCCGATAAAAAGAAATTTGATCAAATTGACTATACCGATGCAGCCTATCAGGCTGAATTGGACCGTATATACAAGAAGTTTGCCCCATTGGTGAAGATCTGCAAGGAATACGGTACGGCCATGCGCATTGGGACCAACCACGGCTCCCTATCCGACCGCATCATGAGTCGCTACGGCGATACACCGGAAGGAATGGTGGAATCGGCATTGGAATTCATGCGGATCTGTGAAGATCTCAATTATTACAACTTGGTGGTATCCATGAAATCATCCAATCCGCAGGTCATGGTGCAAGCCTACCGCCTATTGGTGGAAAAAATGGTGGCCGAGAATATGAACTATCCCCTACACCTCGGTGTTACGGAGGCAGGAGATGGTGAAGACGGCCGGATAAAATCTGCGGTCGGCATTGGAACGCTCTTGGAAGATGGCCTAGGCGACACGGTACGTGTTTCCCTTACGGAAGAACCGGAGAAAGAAGCTCCCGTGGCAATTGCTCTTGTCAATCGCTACAGCAAACGGGCAGCACAGCTTGAAACCGCTCCGAAACGAGAAATCATACAATTGGCACCGACCAAGCCAACGGAAGCATACGTTTCCAAAGAAGTGAATGCTTTTATTGGCGGTTCCTTGGTCCCACGAATTATCGTGGATATATCCCAAAAGAATTTAAAAGATCCATTTATCCTGAGTGATGTGGGTTATAAATACGATGCTGTACTGGATAAGTATCATATGGGTGATCAATCGGTAGATTTTGTTTACCTCGGTGATTCCCTTCCCTCGTTTACTATGCCTGGGAACCTGAAACAGCTGTATAATTACGATACATGGTTGAAACTGGAGAATAAGACCAATATTCACCCGATCTATACCTTAGCGCAATACCAAACTGCCGAATTGAAAGATCCGTCGATGAATCTGATATACCTCAGCAATGATCTGCTCACGTCGGATGTCTTTGCAAATCTTCAGCTCGACAAAACGGTTGTTTTTCTTTTGGAAACCGATCACATCCATGGCATGGCTGACCAACGCCAGTTTTTCGCCAACCTTCAGGAGATCGGCATTGATTGCCCGGTGATCCTGAAAAGGACCTACCCTGCTTCGGAATTCTCAGGTCCTATTGGCGATGATATGAATCCGGAAGAGCCAATCTCAAAGATCCAACTGTACGCGGCTACAGATTTTGGGGCGCTGTTGGTGGATGGATTGGGATCTGGAATCTGGCTGGATTCCGTAGCGACACCTACGGATAAAATTGCTTCCGTATCCTTTGGTATCCTCCAGGCTACACGCTCAAGAATTTCGAAAACAGAATATATTTCCTGCCCAAGCTGCGGAAGAACGTTGTTTGACCTACAGGAAACAACGCAAATGATCCGCAGCCGGACCAACCACCTGAAAGGCCTGAAGATCGGTATCATGGGTTGCATCGTGAATGGACCTGGAGAAATGGCAGATGCCGATTACGGGTATGTGGGTGCTGGACCGGACAAGATCACGCTATACCGCGGAAAGGAAGTCGTGAAAAGAAACGTGACATCTGCAAAAGCCTTGGACGAACTGATTGAGATCATAAAATCCGATGGTATGTGGGTTGAAGAAAATAATGCTTAGTGCATTGCGCTATAAAAAAGAATAGGGACGAAATATTTCGTCCCTATTCTTTTTTATTCTATAACTCTTTCCCCTAAGGGGGGGTATTTATTTCACCTTTTTAAAGCGCATGATAGCGATATCGCCCACGATCAACGTAAGGTTATCTCCATTAACACTCTGAACATTCACTTTGTCCAACGACTGGAAGAACAACGGTTCTCCTTCACCCGGACATGCCATGCGTGTAGAAGCTACAGGTCCGAAATTGATGTTACGTCCATGGATTTCAACCGTACTGTTGAAGTTATTGCAACCACCATTTCCGTGTACTTTATTGGATCCCGCCTCAAAGATCAATGTAGGCTTTTTCTCCGGATATAGGGAATCGAAGGAAGCTCCTTTGGAATCGATGTAATCAAGTTCCCAGGTTCCTACCAATTCATTTGACGCATTGATTGCTCTGAATTTTGCCAACGGGGCCTTGCGTCCCTGTGCTAAGGTCAATTCATCGCCGCTCAGGATATAACTGTTGGTTTTCGCGAATACATCTTTCAATCCGGTTTCAATCTCCATATTTTCACAAGCCATCATGGTCGACATTCCGGTCTTGAACGTGATTTTGCCCAAACCACCAAAAAGGAATTCACCACCCAGCATATTACAGCCACCATTTGCTGAAAAACGACTTCCATCGTTCATAAAGTCCAATGTCGGCATTTTCCCGTTGATTTTCTCCGCAACAGGTTTTCCACCCAACTCAACCAATTGCCATCGCTTACCCGTAATCTCTGTAAAATCAGAATCCTTATTACCTGTCGTGTTTTTCGATCCTGCACAGCTGGCGAATAATATGGTAATTACTGCGAGCATACTAAACATTGTTTTTTTCATATCTACTTATTTATTCTATTGTTTAAACGTATTTTTTTCAAAAAGGTTTAAAACCCTTCGTTTTCGGGAAGACTTTTGTTGGCAGCATATCCAAAAACCATGCTACCTTATATGTCCTTGCCCTTGATTTTCAATTTCCCAAAATTCCGTGTCTTTTAAGCGGCAATTCACAATAATTATGCTTTTTACATACGTTTTATGTATGTTTGTAGCTAATTAAGAATTAATCTAAAAAGCAACTTGGACAGCTTCACCCTGTATATCCTTACCCCGGTGGCAATATTTGGATTTATTGCCCTTTTTACGCTTTTCGCTGTGTATGCGGAGCGCAAAATCGCGGGTTTCGTACAGGACCGCTTAGGTCCAATGGAAACCGGAAAGTTCGGTCTACTACAAACGGTTGCGGATATCATAAAGCTACTCCAGAAAGAATTTATTTCCCCAAAAGCATCCGATAAAATCCTATTTGCCTTAGCACCAGTGGTGATATTTGTGGCCGTATATGTCGGATATAGTGTCATTCCTTGGGGACCAGACCTGATTCCTGCGAACACACATACGGGATTATTCCTGATCATGGCCGTCGTGTCCATAGATGCCATTGGGATTTTGATGGCCGGTTGGGGATCCAACAACAAATATTCCCTTCTGGGATCCATCCGTGCCATCGCGCAGATGATCTCCTATGAATTGCCTGTCGGTCTTTCCCTGATTGCGGCGGTCATGATTACACAGACTTTAAATCTCAACGATATTGGGTTTAATCAAGGGGTTTGGGCAACATCGGATATTTATGCCTTTGGTTTCTGGCAGGTGAATAATATAGGCGGAATCTTTGCCTGGAATATTTTCCAAGCACCGCATCTCTTGGTATCCTATGTGATCTTTTTCATTGCGTCACTTGCCGAATGCAATCGGGCGCCTTTCGATATTCCAGAAGCAGAGAGTGAGCTGATCGGCGGTTTCCATACCGAATATGGCGGTATCCGCTTTGCATTTATTTTCCTAGCGGAATATGCGATGATGTTTTTGGTCGCCATGCTGGGTGTTGTCATCTTCTTGGGTGCATGGAATACTCCATTGCCCAATATCGGCGGTATACGATTAGCGGATTGGACCACCGGTCCTTTCTGGGGAGTGTTC is a genomic window containing:
- a CDS encoding complex I subunit 1/NuoH family protein — its product is MDSFTLYILTPVAIFGFIALFTLFAVYAERKIAGFVQDRLGPMETGKFGLLQTVADIIKLLQKEFISPKASDKILFALAPVVIFVAVYVGYSVIPWGPDLIPANTHTGLFLIMAVVSIDAIGILMAGWGSNNKYSLLGSIRAIAQMISYELPVGLSLIAAVMITQTLNLNDIGFNQGVWATSDIYAFGFWQVNNIGGIFAWNIFQAPHLLVSYVIFFIASLAECNRAPFDIPEAESELIGGFHTEYGGIRFAFIFLAEYAMMFLVAMLGVVIFLGAWNTPLPNIGGIRLADWTTGPFWGVFWTLAKSLVIVAVQIWIRWTLPRFRADQLMTLCWKILIPVAFLCMGISGIWRILIML
- a CDS encoding LiaI-LiaF-like domain-containing protein, with product MNNKITTGIWLVFAGLVFLLHNFNIIEFNFYGILQLWPLLLVSIGIGLLMQNKPFSKPVIIGANLLLCGIIFYQGMTSEKRFLDNVQFSNDNSDKAGPFTQKVNRTYDGPVETAKLTVNGGASKYAFKTAGEGSDLLLAEATQAQSSLNLESKGNEHVKMELNSKVRNNKYNNSLINVTINQKPIWDLEFNVGAAAISGDFRASKLKNLEVNSGASSLDIHLPAPTLGESKIEVNTAASKVILYLPKGAACSVETDAIFSNNKYEDVDVVGDGYRKSKNFDSTGNKYVISVAGAANSLSILRY
- a CDS encoding META domain-containing protein, coding for MKKTMFSMLAVITILFASCAGSKNTTGNKDSDFTEITGKRWQLVELGGKPVAEKINGKMPTLDFMNDGSRFSANGGCNMLGGEFLFGGLGKITFKTGMSTMMACENMEIETGLKDVFAKTNSYILSGDELTLAQGRKAPLAKFRAINASNELVGTWELDYIDSKGASFDSLYPEKKPTLIFEAGSNKVHGNGGCNNFNSTVEIHGRNINFGPVASTRMACPGEGEPLFFQSLDKVNVQSVNGDNLTLIVGDIAIMRFKKVK
- a CDS encoding MlaE family ABC transporter permease — its product is MIFFYFGEYLLLLKKVFRKPEKWKIYLKEIFHEMTEIGVGSLGLIVIISTFIGAVMTMQIAFQLVSDLIPTSVIGQINRDSNILELGPTISALVLMGKVGSSISSQIGSMRVTEQIDALEIMGINAAGYLILPKVIAGLIMVPVLVIVAISCALVGGLLGGSLSGAVTPDDYIEGIRGGFNGFTMVVAMVKATVFGFIVTSVPAYKGFHVRGGALEVGQAGTRAVVIGCIAILACDYLITALML
- the ispG gene encoding (E)-4-hydroxy-3-methylbut-2-enyl-diphosphate synthase — protein: MESKDITTLAGGYCNTKVDYSRFVTREVKIGDIPMGGSNPIRIQSMTTVDTMDTIGSVEQTIRMVDAGCEYVRITAPSIKEAENLANIKKELVARGYHVPLVADIHFTPNAAEVAARLIEKVRVNPGNYADKKKFDQIDYTDAAYQAELDRIYKKFAPLVKICKEYGTAMRIGTNHGSLSDRIMSRYGDTPEGMVESALEFMRICEDLNYYNLVVSMKSSNPQVMVQAYRLLVEKMVAENMNYPLHLGVTEAGDGEDGRIKSAVGIGTLLEDGLGDTVRVSLTEEPEKEAPVAIALVNRYSKRAAQLETAPKREIIQLAPTKPTEAYVSKEVNAFIGGSLVPRIIVDISQKNLKDPFILSDVGYKYDAVLDKYHMGDQSVDFVYLGDSLPSFTMPGNLKQLYNYDTWLKLENKTNIHPIYTLAQYQTAELKDPSMNLIYLSNDLLTSDVFANLQLDKTVVFLLETDHIHGMADQRQFFANLQEIGIDCPVILKRTYPASEFSGPIGDDMNPEEPISKIQLYAATDFGALLVDGLGSGIWLDSVATPTDKIASVSFGILQATRSRISKTEYISCPSCGRTLFDLQETTQMIRSRTNHLKGLKIGIMGCIVNGPGEMADADYGYVGAGPDKITLYRGKEVVKRNVTSAKALDELIEIIKSDGMWVEENNA
- a CDS encoding ABC transporter ATP-binding protein → MIEVTNIHKAFGDNVVLDGIDAIFEPGKVSLIIGGSGSGKSTLLKCIVGLHEPNQGKVFFDKQEFTRMDFEEKVPIRKEIGMLFQNSALFDSMTVEQNITFTLDMFTDMSKAEKVERANFCLERVNLAGKNDLYPAELSGGMKKRVGIARAISMNPKYLFCDEPNSGLDPATSILIDELIQDLTEEYKCTTVVVTHDMNSVMGIGDYILFLYKGKKYWEGSNQDMLKSDNKELNDFVFASPLMKAARETLNEDKRQA
- a CDS encoding class I SAM-dependent methyltransferase, which encodes MNNNTQIQLLTPQHWKDYELIDCGDFEKLERFGDFILIRPEPQAVWPKALGDAEWNKRYHIKFKGRSATSGDWLKKNPKSADRWHITYKNDDVAIRFRLGLTSFKHVGIFPEQAVNWDYISESVKGFKTENPKVLNLFAYTGGASLIAKAAGADTTHVDSIKQVVTWANENQELSEISNIRWVVEDALKFVKRELKRGNTYNGIILDPPAYGHGPKGEKWKLEDHIMEMMRDVVQLLDPKEHFLILNTYSLGFSSVIVENLIRTSFPQVENLEIGELYLQATAGPKLPLGVFGKFRKFA